DNA from Capillibacterium thermochitinicola:
CTACCAAGGCGACGGGGACCTGGCCTCGATCGGGATGGCCGAGATCATTCATGCCGCAAGCCGGGGTGAGAATATTACGGTGATCTTTGTCAACAACACCGTCTACGGGATGACCGGCGGCCAGATGGCCCCGACGACCCTACCGGGGCAGAAGACCACTACCTCTCCTTACGGGCGGGATACGGCGACCGTTGGTTATCCGATCCGCGTCTGTGAACTGCTGGCCACATTGGATGGCCCGGCTTACCTGGAACGGGTCAGCGTCCACGATCCCCAGCACATTCTGAAGGCGGGGCGGGCGATCCGGAAAGCCTTTGCCCTGCAAGTCGCCGGGAAAGGGTTTTCCCTGGTGGAAGTCTTGTCTTCCTGCCCGACCAACTGGGGAATGACCCCGGTGCAAGCGCTCCGTCATATCAAGGAAACGATGATCCCTTATTATCCACTGGGTGTATACCGTGCCCCGGAGGAGGTGACCGGCGGTGACGCATGAGATTATTTGTGCTGGGTTTGGCGGACAAGGCGTGATGTTGATCGGCCAACTTTTAGCGTACGGCGGGATGCTGGAAGGGAAAGAAGTGACCTGGTTTCCGTCCTACGGTCCGGAGATGCGGGGTGGGACGGCCAATTGTTCGGTGGTCATCTCCGACCAGCCGGTCGGCTCACCGATTGTGGCCGAACCCGATGGTTTGCTTGCAATGAATGGTCCTTCCCTGGCACGGTTTAAAGGCGCGGTGAAACCCGGCGGGGTGATCGTTTACAATTCTTCTTTGATCAGCGATGTTCCGGAGCGGCCCGGGGTCAGGATCTGTGCCGTTCCCGCCAATGAGCTGGCCCGGGAACTTGGGAACGATAAAATCGGCAACATGGTGGTCTTAGGGGCCTTTTTAGGGCTCACGAAAGCGGTGGCCGTGGCCAGCATCGAAACCGCCTTGCAGCAAGTCTTACCCGCCCGGCGGCAACATTTGATCCCCTTAAACAGCGCTGCTTTGCGTAAA
Protein-coding regions in this window:
- a CDS encoding thiamine pyrophosphate-dependent enzyme, encoding MKKIFAYPRALTKKRTHYCPGCTHGIIHRLVAEAIDELGIQERTVGIAPVGCAVLAYDYFDVDFQEAAHGRAPAVATGIKRVHPDAIVFSYQGDGDLASIGMAEIIHAASRGENITVIFVNNTVYGMTGGQMAPTTLPGQKTTTSPYGRDTATVGYPIRVCELLATLDGPAYLERVSVHDPQHILKAGRAIRKAFALQVAGKGFSLVEVLSSCPTNWGMTPVQALRHIKETMIPYYPLGVYRAPEEVTGGDA
- a CDS encoding 2-oxoacid:acceptor oxidoreductase family protein, producing the protein MTHEIICAGFGGQGVMLIGQLLAYGGMLEGKEVTWFPSYGPEMRGGTANCSVVISDQPVGSPIVAEPDGLLAMNGPSLARFKGAVKPGGVIVYNSSLISDVPERPGVRICAVPANELARELGNDKIGNMVVLGAFLGLTKAVAVASIETALQQVLPARRQHLIPLNSAALRKGFSLVEG